One part of the Aurantibacillus circumpalustris genome encodes these proteins:
- the polX gene encoding DNA polymerase/3'-5' exonuclease PolX, which translates to MITKIMSLSLDENNKLADLFREMSLMYKYIGVQERFRFLAFQKASRVIKTLPQSICNYSPEQIKALPGIGESITRTIKEYLVSGTIKRFEHLRKKTPYQLLEIMEVKGFGPETLKKIVSSLKVRTRQEFVEALQSGKINKLPGFGAGKVEAMLRGFKLYKEVEDRMLLWDALALGEKVKAWLKACPGVIKVEAAGSLRRRKETIGDIDMLVACKEEHRAQIIKYFTSGDFVGRVILKGDQRASIVLSDPKKQVDLRLITENNWGSALQYFTGSREHNIHLRTIARSKGFKISEYGIFSLSNGKRLGGATEADLYTTLGFQIMPPEMREDKGEILHSQNHTVPSLINLTDIKGDLHVHSNWSDGLCTPEEILLHLQRRFNYNYIVITDHSKSSRIARGMDEKQILQQVKIIKALNKKMGVNFIKTGIEVDILQDGQLDISNEILSQLDWVNAAVHSHFDKDNTDRIIRACENPFVCCISHPTGRLIGHRDAYKLDITELINAAKRTGTALEINAQPTRMDLKDDFAMEARRKGVMLVIGTDSHTLQDFNFMELGVSIARRAWCKPGNILNSLSWDEIETFKLQKQKNKDVKNASVSVKKENYTFHEK; encoded by the coding sequence GTGATAACTAAAATTATGAGTTTATCGCTCGACGAAAATAACAAGCTGGCCGACTTGTTCCGAGAAATGTCTTTAATGTACAAATACATTGGCGTTCAGGAGCGTTTTAGGTTTCTTGCTTTTCAAAAAGCATCGCGTGTTATCAAAACATTACCGCAAAGCATCTGTAACTATTCACCTGAACAAATCAAAGCGCTGCCGGGTATTGGCGAAAGTATTACCAGGACTATTAAAGAGTATCTTGTGTCGGGCACAATCAAACGTTTCGAGCATCTCAGAAAAAAAACACCTTACCAGCTTCTTGAAATTATGGAAGTGAAAGGATTTGGACCGGAAACTCTTAAAAAAATTGTTTCAAGTTTAAAAGTAAGAACAAGGCAGGAATTTGTTGAAGCGCTGCAAAGTGGAAAGATAAATAAACTACCAGGTTTTGGTGCCGGAAAAGTAGAAGCCATGTTGCGTGGATTTAAATTATATAAGGAGGTTGAAGATCGTATGTTACTCTGGGATGCTCTTGCTCTTGGCGAAAAAGTAAAAGCCTGGTTAAAGGCTTGTCCGGGGGTGATAAAAGTAGAAGCAGCAGGAAGTTTAAGGAGGAGAAAAGAAACCATTGGTGATATTGATATGCTTGTTGCCTGCAAGGAAGAGCACAGAGCGCAGATAATAAAATATTTTACCAGCGGCGATTTTGTTGGGCGTGTGATCTTAAAGGGCGATCAAAGGGCAAGCATAGTTCTGAGTGATCCGAAAAAACAAGTTGACCTGCGACTTATTACTGAGAATAATTGGGGCTCTGCGTTGCAATATTTTACAGGTTCACGCGAACATAACATTCATCTGCGAACAATTGCGCGCTCAAAAGGATTCAAAATTTCCGAGTACGGTATATTCAGTCTTTCTAATGGAAAAAGGCTTGGTGGTGCTACCGAAGCGGATCTATACACAACGTTGGGATTCCAGATTATGCCACCTGAAATGCGCGAGGACAAAGGCGAGATCCTACACTCACAAAATCACACTGTTCCTTCTTTGATAAATCTGACTGACATCAAAGGAGATCTGCATGTTCATAGTAATTGGTCTGACGGCTTGTGCACACCGGAGGAAATACTCCTGCATCTTCAACGGCGTTTCAACTACAACTACATTGTGATTACAGATCATTCCAAATCGTCACGCATTGCCAGGGGCATGGATGAAAAACAAATCCTTCAACAGGTAAAAATTATAAAAGCACTAAACAAAAAAATGGGTGTCAATTTTATTAAAACAGGGATCGAAGTTGATATCCTGCAAGATGGACAACTTGATATCAGCAACGAGATTTTATCTCAACTCGACTGGGTAAACGCTGCGGTACATAGCCATTTCGATAAAGATAATACTGATCGGATCATCCGTGCCTGTGAAAATCCGTTTGTATGTTGTATTAGTCATCCTACTGGCCGTTTAATTGGTCACCGCGACGCATACAAGCTCGACATCACTGAGCTGATCAATGCTGCGAAAAGAACCGGAACTGCACTGGAAATAAATGCGCAGCCTACCCGAATGGATTTGAAAGACGACTTCGCCATGGAGGCCCGAAGAAAAGGTGTAATGCTGGTTATCGGAACAGACAGCCATACGTTACAGGATTTTAATTTTATGGAGTTGGGTGTTTCTATTGCCAGACGTGCCTGGTGTAAACCCGGTAATATTCTAAATTCTCTTTCGTGGGACGAAATAGAAACATTTAAACTACAAAAACAAAAAAACAAAGATGTGAAGAATGCTAGTGTTTCCGTAAAAAAGGAAAACTATACTTTCCACGAAAAATAA
- a CDS encoding universal stress protein produces the protein MKTILVPTDFSKNAENALLFAVLLAQKENTKLILHHSFQVPVVITEIPYDILREEKEELYKASEQKLKTQAVVIEHAGLKSYRFNICEGSPGETIVEAAKENQADMIIMGTKGADSVGDSFFGTTATYVMEHADCPVMAIPEGYRFDTPVKTITYATNYHESDLEDLMKLVDFAGLFKAQVNVLHISTSKLKPSEEHDLMDNFKDRVNKKITYPFLSFQLMHGDDVEEKLETFIAEGGTNILVMSTHKRNFFERLFGIGTTHEMGLEIQVPIIAFHYNKKLISKPS, from the coding sequence ATGAAAACCATTTTGGTACCAACTGACTTTTCAAAAAACGCAGAAAACGCGTTGCTTTTTGCGGTGTTATTAGCACAAAAGGAAAATACAAAATTGATCCTGCATCATAGTTTTCAGGTTCCTGTTGTAATAACCGAAATACCGTATGATATACTAAGGGAAGAAAAAGAGGAACTTTATAAAGCTTCGGAGCAAAAACTAAAAACACAGGCAGTTGTTATTGAACATGCAGGGTTAAAGAGTTACCGTTTCAATATCTGTGAAGGTAGTCCCGGCGAAACTATTGTAGAGGCTGCGAAAGAGAATCAAGCAGATATGATAATAATGGGTACAAAAGGCGCTGACAGCGTTGGGGATTCTTTTTTCGGAACTACTGCTACCTATGTGATGGAACATGCGGATTGTCCGGTAATGGCCATTCCTGAAGGTTATCGTTTCGATACACCAGTAAAAACAATTACCTATGCCACAAATTATCATGAGAGTGATTTGGAAGATCTTATGAAACTGGTGGATTTCGCTGGTTTGTTCAAGGCACAGGTAAATGTTTTACATATTAGCACCAGCAAATTGAAACCATCTGAAGAACATGACCTGATGGATAATTTTAAAGACAGGGTGAATAAAAAAATTACTTATCCTTTTCTTTCTTTTCAATTGATGCATGGTGATGATGTTGAAGAAAAACTTGAAACATTTATTGCAGAGGGTGGTACAAATATTTTGGTGATGTCAACACACAAACGTAATTTTTTTGAACGGCTGTTTGGAATAGGTACTACCCACGAAATGGGGCTTGAAATACAAGTGCCCATTATTGCCTTCCATTATAATAAAAAATTAATTTCAAAACCTTCCTGA
- a CDS encoding DUF7793 family protein: MQNIKIVKTKINKKYVDKEGFLRIKVIDGVHIDLPALKEDAAVNMTLTNNQKALALYDSRAFFTIDQEARDYVKSGITDPTRIATAVLTDKLATTLLVNFFIRFNKPSTPMKMFTCEKKALQWLRKFQKK; encoded by the coding sequence ATGCAAAACATCAAAATTGTTAAGACTAAAATCAATAAAAAATATGTAGACAAGGAAGGTTTTCTCAGGATAAAAGTAATTGATGGTGTACACATCGATCTCCCTGCCCTGAAAGAAGATGCTGCGGTTAATATGACACTTACCAATAACCAAAAAGCGCTTGCTTTGTATGATTCGCGTGCTTTTTTTACCATCGACCAGGAGGCTAGAGATTATGTAAAATCAGGAATTACAGATCCAACACGAATTGCAACAGCTGTTCTTACTGATAAACTTGCTACTACCTTACTCGTTAATTTTTTTATCAGATTCAACAAACCATCAACGCCAATGAAAATGTTTACCTGCGAAAAGAAGGCTCTGCAATGGTTAAGGAAGTTTCAAAAAAAGTGA
- a CDS encoding ATP cone domain-containing protein produces the protein MKPSIFVTKSTGKKEPFSIEKLRHSLERAKADPEEIKRILAFVTPQLYQGISTKQIHRLAFRLLRKSSRPSAARYHLKKGIMELGPSGFPFEKFVAKIFEHQNYTTFTDQILQGKCVSHEIDVVARKQKEVVLVECKYRNTAGIAVDIKTPLYIHARFEDVLANSDFKKQFEKVNGWVATNAKFTTDAIAYGRCQNMNLLSWDYPIQNGLKDIIDNMGLYPLTCLTSLTKQEKQWLMSRNYVLVNEIYKNELLLSQAGITLQRISQVTAEGSKLCEMLSNKTIPLKNNL, from the coding sequence TTGAAACCGAGTATTTTTGTTACCAAATCAACCGGAAAGAAAGAGCCCTTTTCAATTGAAAAACTTAGGCATTCTCTTGAACGAGCGAAGGCCGATCCGGAAGAAATAAAACGAATCCTGGCTTTTGTGACGCCCCAATTGTACCAAGGGATCAGCACCAAGCAGATTCATAGACTTGCATTTCGTTTGTTGCGAAAAAGTTCACGGCCAAGCGCAGCTCGTTATCATTTAAAAAAGGGGATTATGGAACTAGGACCTTCGGGTTTTCCTTTTGAAAAATTTGTAGCTAAGATTTTTGAACATCAAAATTACACAACATTTACAGATCAAATCCTTCAGGGAAAATGTGTAAGTCACGAAATTGATGTGGTTGCCCGCAAACAAAAAGAAGTAGTGTTAGTAGAATGTAAATATAGAAATACCGCCGGCATTGCTGTGGATATAAAAACACCACTTTATATTCATGCGCGTTTCGAAGATGTGCTGGCAAATTCAGATTTTAAAAAACAATTCGAAAAAGTAAACGGATGGGTTGCTACCAATGCTAAATTTACTACGGACGCCATTGCTTATGGAAGGTGCCAAAATATGAATTTGTTGAGTTGGGACTATCCCATTCAAAATGGACTTAAAGATATTATTGATAATATGGGCTTATATCCATTAACTTGTTTAACAAGCCTCACTAAACAAGAAAAGCAATGGCTTATGTCTAGAAACTATGTTCTCGTAAACGAAATTTATAAAAACGAATTATTATTATCTCAGGCAGGTATTACGCTACAAAGGATATCTCAGGTTACGGCAGAAGGTAGTAAACTTTGCGAAATGCTATCGAACAAAACTATTCCGTTAAAAAATAACTTATAA
- a CDS encoding universal stress protein yields the protein MSLTILAPTDFSRAARNAITYATEMAKRMKAKLILFHVYLPPIPASELPMIIPLPAESESYILKRLKRLKNDLHSIRGNKNLDIEVAFTCGVPVDEIYLYSLSQKVDFVVMGMQGKSFLREKLMGSTTTSLIQKSEIPVLSIDKKIKFKTPKKIVFASENRNPLSKQTLQPLSKLCSVYKSHIYILNVVTSSSALSGSNIIHDKTISNTFKNFDHSIHQIISHTIMQGLSDFIAEKHMDMIVMIPHQHSFMERVLVGRQSKEMAFHSTIPLLTLRDKIDVH from the coding sequence ATGAGTTTAACAATATTAGCACCAACAGATTTTTCAAGAGCGGCCAGAAACGCCATTACTTACGCAACTGAAATGGCAAAACGGATGAAGGCAAAACTTATTTTATTTCACGTGTATCTTCCTCCTATACCAGCGTCGGAACTTCCTATGATAATTCCTCTACCTGCTGAATCTGAAAGCTACATCCTTAAAAGACTAAAGCGACTTAAAAATGACTTGCATTCTATAAGAGGCAACAAAAATCTTGATATTGAAGTGGCTTTTACCTGTGGTGTGCCCGTGGATGAGATTTATCTATATAGCCTGAGTCAAAAAGTAGATTTTGTAGTAATGGGCATGCAGGGAAAAAGTTTTTTAAGAGAAAAATTAATGGGCAGCACAACTACCAGCCTTATTCAAAAAAGTGAAATTCCCGTTTTGTCAATCGACAAAAAAATTAAATTCAAAACACCTAAAAAGATTGTTTTTGCCAGTGAAAATAGAAACCCATTGAGCAAACAAACGTTACAGCCTTTGTCTAAACTATGTTCAGTTTACAAATCGCATATTTATATTCTTAACGTCGTAACCTCATCTTCCGCACTATCTGGATCAAATATTATTCATGATAAAACCATAAGTAATACTTTCAAAAACTTTGATCATAGTATTCATCAAATTATCAGTCATACAATTATGCAGGGCTTAAGTGATTTCATTGCTGAGAAACATATGGACATGATAGTCATGATCCCACATCAGCATAGTTTTATGGAAAGGGTACTCGTTGGAAGGCAGTCGAAGGAAATGGCTTTTCATTCTACAATTCCATTGCTAACACTACGTGATAAAATTGACGTTCACTAA
- a CDS encoding universal stress protein, producing the protein METIIVGTDFSLPAQNAVNYAVELAKYFSAKLVLVNSFSLPLGGYDSAVPMDMLAALQDGSLKGLQELKQSIIKKNYDFGIECVSQVGSPYSVIKDAVVKHSGDLVVAGMVGEAAFLKRHLIGSSAISMARNLQVPTFIIPETASYRKIQNICFACDMDKIEEDTLIYTARSFSKIFDAELEIVTIDNNDQELVFDKSETYTFVENRLQGVKHKQVHIEDKNVSKALEYYFKFHKTDVVMVNPKKHTLLEKLFTKSITKTLAYTLEVPILVVH; encoded by the coding sequence ATGGAAACAATTATAGTTGGAACTGATTTTTCTTTGCCGGCACAGAACGCCGTAAATTATGCTGTAGAGCTTGCCAAATACTTTAGCGCGAAACTAGTGCTTGTAAATTCATTTTCGTTACCTCTAGGTGGATATGATTCTGCAGTGCCTATGGATATGCTTGCCGCTTTGCAGGATGGATCACTAAAAGGGCTTCAAGAACTTAAACAATCTATTATTAAGAAGAATTATGACTTTGGAATAGAGTGCGTCTCGCAAGTAGGCAGTCCTTACAGCGTTATTAAAGACGCTGTTGTAAAACACTCGGGAGATCTTGTGGTGGCAGGCATGGTAGGCGAGGCTGCTTTTTTGAAACGCCACCTCATAGGGAGTTCAGCGATAAGTATGGCAAGAAATCTGCAGGTACCCACCTTTATTATTCCCGAAACTGCAAGCTATCGGAAAATTCAAAACATTTGTTTTGCCTGCGATATGGATAAAATTGAGGAGGATACTTTAATTTATACTGCCAGAAGTTTTTCAAAAATTTTTGATGCAGAACTTGAAATTGTAACAATTGATAATAACGATCAGGAATTGGTGTTTGACAAATCTGAAACTTACACATTTGTAGAAAATCGTTTACAAGGCGTTAAACACAAGCAGGTTCATATTGAAGATAAAAATGTTTCTAAAGCGCTGGAATATTATTTTAAATTCCATAAAACAGATGTGGTTATGGTTAATCCGAAAAAACATACTCTGCTGGAAAAACTTTTTACGAAAAGCATAACCAAAACACTCGCTTACACTCTTGAGGTTCCCATACTTGTTGTTCACTAG
- a CDS encoding MlaD family protein gives MKPSQRNILVGVFVLTALLTLIAALYFIGNKQNLFGSTFRIAARFSNVNGLTKGNNVRFAGIDIGTVESVKVVNDSSVYVVMVIQNDMNPFIRTNALASVGTDGLMGNKLVNINAGSSAAPIIEEGQMLQTLKPVEMDVMVRTLDETNQNLEVITSNLKHITNKINSENSLWSILMDTVIAGNVKSSFVNIQAMSSGGIRIIGDLENVTGKVKRGEGSLGALVTDTLIASEFKSAVKALKTVGDTVQQMSQDLSHVVRKLKSGEGSAGKLLTDTTLVYNLNQGVLSVKKGAESFDENMTALHSSWPFKKYFKKQGKQKK, from the coding sequence ATGAAACCATCACAACGAAATATCCTCGTAGGCGTATTTGTATTGACAGCACTTTTGACCTTAATTGCTGCACTGTACTTTATAGGCAACAAACAAAATCTTTTTGGAAGTACTTTCAGAATCGCCGCAAGATTCAGTAATGTAAACGGCCTTACCAAAGGAAATAATGTCCGTTTTGCAGGAATTGATATTGGAACTGTGGAAAGCGTAAAGGTAGTGAATGATTCCTCTGTGTATGTTGTTATGGTTATTCAAAACGACATGAATCCTTTTATCAGAACCAATGCACTTGCCTCTGTTGGAACAGATGGGTTGATGGGGAACAAGCTTGTGAATATTAATGCCGGTTCAAGCGCTGCGCCGATAATAGAAGAAGGACAAATGCTTCAAACTCTAAAACCGGTTGAAATGGATGTGATGGTAAGGACCCTTGATGAAACTAACCAGAATCTGGAAGTGATCACGTCTAATCTCAAACATATTACTAATAAAATAAACAGTGAGAACAGTTTGTGGAGCATCCTCATGGACACGGTTATTGCCGGCAATGTCAAATCCTCTTTTGTAAACATACAAGCAATGAGTTCAGGAGGTATTCGCATAATTGGCGATTTGGAAAATGTTACGGGGAAAGTAAAACGTGGAGAAGGAAGTCTTGGCGCATTGGTTACCGATACACTGATAGCCTCTGAATTCAAAAGTGCTGTTAAAGCATTAAAAACTGTTGGCGATACCGTGCAGCAAATGTCGCAGGATCTTTCGCATGTTGTTCGTAAACTAAAAAGTGGGGAAGGATCGGCAGGTAAATTACTAACAGATACAACACTTGTTTACAACCTTAATCAGGGGGTACTCTCCGTAAAAAAAGGTGCAGAAAGTTTCGATGAAAACATGACAGCTTTGCACAGTTCCTGGCCGTTTAAAAAATATTTTAAAAAACAAGGGAAACAAAAAAAATGA
- a CDS encoding ABC transporter ATP-binding protein — protein MITENTIEKKTNNQNINSPVIRLEHVFKSFGNNRVLSDFTFSLDKGENVVVLGKSGSGKSVLIKCIIGLIQTDSGIINVLGKNIPELNHEQLDELRTRVGFLFQSNALYDSMTVRENLEFPLRRHKEKHTRQQEEDLIKEALNNVGLLHTLDMRPAELSGGMRKRIALARTLILKPEIILYDEPTTGLDPITGKEISKLMRELAAKYTTSSIIISHDINCVKIVADKIVMLIDGKCYAQGSYEELKESLDPKIKMFFE, from the coding sequence ATGATCACTGAAAACACGATAGAGAAAAAGACCAACAATCAGAATATTAACTCACCTGTGATCCGGTTAGAGCACGTGTTTAAATCATTTGGCAACAATCGTGTTTTATCTGATTTCACATTTAGTTTGGACAAAGGCGAAAATGTTGTTGTGCTCGGTAAATCGGGTTCAGGTAAATCGGTACTGATCAAATGTATTATTGGTCTTATACAAACAGACTCTGGAATTATTAATGTTCTTGGCAAAAATATTCCTGAATTAAATCATGAGCAACTTGACGAGCTGAGAACCCGTGTAGGCTTTCTCTTTCAGAGCAACGCCCTCTACGATTCTATGACGGTAAGAGAGAATCTGGAGTTTCCTTTACGCCGCCATAAGGAAAAACATACCAGACAGCAGGAAGAGGATTTAATTAAAGAAGCGTTAAACAACGTTGGATTACTTCACACACTTGATATGCGGCCTGCGGAATTATCAGGAGGTATGCGTAAACGTATTGCTCTTGCCAGAACCCTTATTTTAAAACCCGAAATAATTTTGTACGACGAACCCACTACAGGTCTTGATCCTATTACCGGAAAAGAAATAAGTAAACTCATGCGCGAACTTGCTGCTAAATACACTACCTCTTCTATAATAATTTCTCATGACATCAATTGTGTTAAAATAGTGGCCGACAAAATAGTTATGTTGATAGACGGAAAATGTTACGCTCAAGGCTCTTATGAAGAATTAAAGGAATCGTTAGACCCTAAAATAAAAATGTTTTTTGAATAA
- a CDS encoding MlaE family ABC transporter permease — protein MKGSAFKSFLEECGEISRFGWRFFKEAFRPRYEIQEFLRQCYFIGYKSLPLVAITAFIMGLVITIQSRPTLVEFGAEAWLPKMVSVSLIREIAPVITALICAGKIGSGIGAELGSMKVTEQIDAMEVSGTNPFKYLVVTRVMASTFMIPVLVILADFISLYGAYLGTNIHGLVKWALFWNQVFDTLSFSDVFPSIIKTFFFGFIIGLVGCFKGYKTVKGTEGVGLSANSAVVVSSLLVFIIDLIAVQIIDVLKLT, from the coding sequence ATGAAAGGATCAGCGTTTAAATCGTTTCTTGAAGAATGTGGAGAAATCTCCCGTTTTGGTTGGAGGTTTTTTAAAGAAGCTTTCCGGCCCAGATATGAGATTCAGGAGTTTTTAAGACAATGCTATTTTATAGGTTACAAATCATTACCTCTTGTGGCGATAACCGCTTTTATTATGGGTTTGGTTATTACCATTCAATCAAGACCAACACTTGTGGAATTTGGTGCGGAAGCCTGGCTGCCTAAAATGGTATCCGTTTCTTTGATTCGTGAAATAGCTCCGGTAATTACGGCATTAATTTGCGCCGGCAAAATTGGATCAGGTATTGGCGCCGAACTTGGGTCTATGAAGGTGACCGAGCAAATCGACGCGATGGAAGTGTCGGGTACTAATCCTTTTAAATACCTGGTGGTAACACGTGTTATGGCCAGTACATTTATGATCCCTGTTTTGGTGATTCTTGCTGATTTTATCTCCTTATATGGTGCTTATCTGGGCACCAATATTCATGGTCTGGTAAAATGGGCTTTGTTCTGGAATCAGGTTTTTGATACACTTTCGTTCAGCGATGTTTTTCCCTCTATTATTAAAACATTTTTCTTTGGATTTATTATTGGCCTTGTTGGTTGTTTCAAAGGTTATAAAACGGTTAAGGGTACCGAAGGGGTTGGTCTTTCAGCTAATTCAGCTGTGGTTGTATCTTCCCTCCTTGTTTTTATAATTGATCTGATAGCGGTTCAGATTATCGACGTATTAAAATTAACATGA
- a CDS encoding universal stress protein, with the protein MKTIIAGTDFSSSSQNACRYAALLALKLNCKLTVFNLFQAPVLHSNSGLYGISYLSVKKTSEKQMEEFVSKLVKNFPSLKINAFTTSGAFEEELEVFIARHQVQAVVMGLQTKNRISKFIYGSHGVKLAGKIEAPVIIVPESYKDHRLETLLLAVDNAEKLSNSPLKILETFAKNTQSQVKLLHVRTPDEVLNPRESSFVKINKSQIKVEVMKSKTIENGIKNFCREREADLVAIISKKHSVLYNLFNESTTKRVSFAAHIPVLAIHE; encoded by the coding sequence ATGAAAACAATAATCGCGGGAACAGATTTCAGTTCCTCATCGCAAAATGCGTGCAGATACGCAGCCTTATTGGCATTAAAACTGAATTGTAAACTTACTGTATTTAACCTATTTCAGGCGCCGGTATTGCACTCCAATTCTGGTTTGTACGGCATTTCGTATCTGTCTGTAAAAAAGACCAGCGAAAAACAAATGGAAGAATTTGTCTCTAAACTTGTTAAAAATTTTCCATCACTTAAAATAAATGCATTTACTACCTCAGGAGCCTTCGAGGAGGAACTGGAAGTTTTTATCGCCCGTCATCAGGTACAAGCCGTGGTAATGGGTCTGCAAACAAAAAACAGAATCTCTAAATTTATTTATGGAAGTCATGGTGTTAAACTGGCGGGAAAAATTGAGGCTCCGGTAATTATTGTTCCTGAAAGCTATAAAGATCACCGTCTGGAAACCCTGTTGTTGGCCGTTGATAATGCAGAAAAACTAAGTAATTCTCCTTTAAAAATACTCGAAACATTTGCTAAGAATACTCAATCGCAGGTGAAATTATTGCATGTGCGAACTCCTGATGAAGTTCTGAATCCAAGGGAAAGCAGCTTTGTGAAAATCAATAAGTCACAGATAAAAGTAGAGGTTATGAAATCTAAAACGATCGAAAACGGCATAAAAAACTTTTGCCGCGAGAGGGAGGCAGATCTTGTTGCAATTATAAGTAAAAAACATTCTGTGCTTTATAATTTATTTAATGAGTCAACAACAAAACGTGTGTCCTTTGCCGCGCATATTCCTGTTTTAGCAATTCACGAATAA
- a CDS encoding HAMP domain-containing sensor histidine kinase — protein MKIKTKLTLGVGLLLILIILLSIVGARYMNALKSDTENILVANYNTLEYSRNMLLSLEDHSKDALMKFETNLQSQEKNITEIGEKDATAEVRNSFEIYKLNKSDSLVSGEIRKGIFKLMDLNMQAIQRKSEVAKATADDAVFWIAITGTMCFLIAFILLVNLPSNIANPIKELTESIKQIAAKKYSQRVHFESHSEFGQLAESFNTMAKKLEEYNSSNLAKLMMEKTRIETLINNMHDPVIGLDENLKVIFANEEAQKIIGIELTDIIGHYAQELAVKNDLLRTLIQDLVNKEPENISKAKPIKIYADKKEGYFEKETLHISITPTGEQAKQLIGHVIILRNVTEYKELDLAKTNFIATVSHEFKTPISSIKMSLQLLGNEQIGKLNEEQRNLLDSISDDTTRLLKITSELLNITQVESGNIQLAIVPSDPKEILHYAISATQTQADQKQIKFEVDCPEHISQIQADNEKTAWVLTNLISNAIRYSYDNSTVYLTIKEQNNKVHISVRDTGQGIAPQYKSKVFDRYFRVPGTKKEGTGLGLAISKEFIEAQNGQIKVDSEFGAGSTFTVTLNTLT, from the coding sequence ATGAAAATAAAAACAAAACTAACGCTTGGTGTCGGTCTTTTATTGATACTCATTATTCTGTTAAGCATTGTGGGTGCAAGATATATGAATGCGTTAAAGAGTGACACCGAAAATATTTTGGTTGCTAACTACAATACATTGGAATATAGCAGAAACATGCTGCTTTCATTAGAAGATCATTCTAAGGATGCACTGATGAAGTTTGAAACCAACCTTCAGAGTCAGGAAAAAAATATTACAGAAATAGGCGAAAAAGATGCTACAGCAGAAGTGAGAAACAGTTTTGAAATCTATAAATTAAATAAATCCGATAGTCTGGTTTCCGGTGAAATACGTAAAGGAATATTCAAATTAATGGATTTGAATATGCAAGCCATTCAACGCAAAAGTGAGGTCGCAAAAGCAACGGCCGACGATGCCGTTTTTTGGATTGCCATTACAGGTACCATGTGTTTTTTAATTGCATTTATTCTATTGGTTAATTTACCTTCAAATATTGCAAATCCGATTAAAGAGCTTACAGAAAGCATAAAACAAATAGCCGCCAAAAAATACTCACAAAGAGTGCATTTTGAAAGTCATAGCGAATTTGGTCAATTAGCTGAATCCTTTAATACGATGGCAAAAAAACTGGAAGAATATAACAGCAGTAATCTGGCGAAGTTGATGATGGAAAAAACACGCATTGAAACACTCATCAATAATATGCACGATCCAGTTATTGGATTAGATGAAAATTTAAAAGTAATCTTTGCGAATGAAGAAGCCCAGAAAATAATTGGTATTGAACTGACTGATATTATTGGTCATTACGCACAAGAATTAGCTGTTAAAAATGATCTTCTTAGAACACTTATTCAGGATTTGGTGAATAAAGAACCTGAAAACATAAGCAAAGCAAAACCGATTAAAATTTATGCGGATAAAAAGGAGGGATATTTTGAAAAAGAGACACTCCACATTTCTATTACACCTACCGGTGAGCAAGCAAAACAATTAATCGGCCATGTAATCATACTCAGAAACGTGACAGAATACAAAGAATTAGATTTAGCCAAAACCAATTTTATAGCTACTGTTTCACACGAGTTTAAAACCCCGATTTCATCCATAAAAATGAGTTTGCAATTGTTAGGAAACGAGCAAATAGGTAAATTGAACGAAGAGCAGCGAAATTTACTTGACAGTATTAGTGATGATACAACCAGACTTCTGAAAATTACAAGTGAATTGCTAAACATTACGCAAGTAGAAAGTGGAAATATACAACTCGCAATAGTACCCTCAGATCCAAAAGAAATTTTACACTATGCAATTAGTGCCACACAAACGCAAGCAGACCAGAAACAAATTAAGTTTGAAGTTGATTGCCCTGAGCACATTTCACAAATACAAGCAGACAATGAAAAAACAGCATGGGTATTGACGAATTTAATTTCCAATGCCATCCGCTATTCCTATGATAATTCAACCGTCTATCTGACAATTAAAGAACAGAACAATAAAGTTCATATTTCAGTTCGGGATACAGGACAAGGTATTGCCCCTCAATATAAAAGCAAGGTTTTCGACCGTTACTTTCGGGTACCTGGCACAAAAAAAGAAGGTACGGGGCTCGGCCTTGCTATTAGCAAAGAGTTTATCGAAGCTCAAAACGGACAAATAAAAGTAGACAGTGAATTTGGTGCCGGAAGTACCTTCACCGTAACATTAAACACATTAACTTAA